The Candidatus Saganbacteria bacterium genome includes a region encoding these proteins:
- the aroH gene encoding chorismate mutase, which yields MATRGIRGAITVAKNEKDAIVVATEMLLEKMVSVNKLKVDDIASVLFSVTHDLTKEFPAIAAREMGWLYTPLMCTNEIAIEGSLKKCIRVLMTVNSEKKQSEIKHVYLNEAQKLRPDLSSEKIDEYYVS from the coding sequence ATGGCGACAAGAGGCATAAGAGGAGCGATAACGGTAGCCAAGAACGAAAAGGATGCCATCGTGGTGGCGACTGAGATGCTGCTTGAAAAGATGGTCTCGGTGAACAAGTTAAAAGTGGACGATATCGCTTCCGTTTTATTTTCGGTCACGCACGACCTGACAAAAGAATTTCCCGCGATAGCCGCGAGAGAAATGGGCTGGCTTTACACGCCCCTGATGTGCACGAATGAGATCGCCATTGAAGGGAGCCTGAAAAAGTGCATAAGGGTGCTGATGACGGTTAATTCAGAAAAAAAACAGAGCGAGATAAAACATGTCTATCTTAACGAAGCGCAGAAACTCCGGCCGGACCTTTCAAGTGAAAAGATCGACGAATACTACGTCAGTTAA